From Aegilops tauschii subsp. strangulata cultivar AL8/78 chromosome 5, Aet v6.0, whole genome shotgun sequence:
GATCTAGTAATGTACTCGTATAAAAAGTTCGGCCAAGGAATGATTTTTGTTGACTTAAAGGAAAATAAACAAATTTATGACGACAATACAGCGTAAATAGTACTCCCTGTATACAATGAAAGCCATTCCCTAGCGAATTTTTTTATACGAGTACAATACTTGATCATGTTTGATTTCAGAAAATTTTCGAAATCTTTTGACTTGTTTTTAGTTACTAAATTATTTTTGCATGctcgcaccgagagcaccagtgTATTTCCCCACTAAGGGCATGTACAACAGGGTACAGTCAGCCGTCTTTAACAGCTGCCACATAGGAAAATAATTGACGTGGgggagagagaaagagaaaaCTGAAATAGCGACGATCTGTTGCCGTATAAATCGCTCGTTACAGACGATCTTTTCCCGTTGTACTAGTGCGTTGGTTATCATGGGCCGCATCGTGGGCAGGAAACCTGTTTAAATATGCATGCACGTTATGGAGTTTTAGATAACTCTAAAGACAACCCGTTGTAATAGCTATCTGTACATCCTGTCTGCAAATGACGTGGAGCAGTATTACAGACAACGGCCGTCTAATCTGTTGCACATGCCCTAAGGAACCTCTACTAGTGCAGTAAAGAATAAAAGGTTAATCTCCCAAAGGAGCAAAAATAAGGCGAACGCAGAAAGACACAGATGAGAATGTTAATCATCTCACACTTATGTCTAGCACATAAATAAGCTCCTTGCACTAGGCTTCAGTACATTTAATTTTACTGCACATAACACAGGAGATCCCAAGACATTAAACATTCAGATAGCCCACGAGCTAAACCTCACTGGCTAGACGCATAGTGCTACCAACTGGACTACTCGTAGTACGCCTGCCTGGACTATTAGTACTAGTACTTGCTTCTGAAGATTCATGCTTAAACATGGAGACACAACCAAATAGTCATGGAAATTCGTATCTCTTTTTTTTTGAGAGAGAGAATGGAAATTCATAACTGAGGCAACCTCTATCTCCCGTTCTATCAATCGATGGCATTGGCATTGGCATGGCATGGAATTGATAGAATGCAAGATAGAGGTCTAACACGGCAGGTTTGCAGCGAGCGAACAAGGTCAGCGGAGGCGACGACGGACCACCGCACAGCCGATGGTGCGCTCCGCCGTCTGCCGGAGGCCGTCCCTGGGAGGCCCGAAGCGCACCGGCAGGAACTCCTTGTTGTTGCCACATGGGAATAGCGAGCGGGAGAAGTGCGCCGCCAGCGCGTCCACTCCCTGCAATGCAAAATCCAGGCCGGAGCAACCAAACATCCATTTCTCGCTTCGTTAGCACAGCCAGGTACTCGAGTATTCTACTAGAACAAGTGTTCAtgccggagaagaagaagatgggTACCTGGATGTGGGCGTGCACGACCTCGCAGACCTTGGCGGAGCCCGCCCAGCGGTGGCCGTGGAGGAACGCGTAGAGCCGCCGTGTGGCTGCCGGCGTCGTCATGTTGACGAACGCGTAGCCTTTGTTGCATTTTGTCCTGCCCGGTGCAAACGCAAATCGGTTGTGGTCAGCTGCAAGCTCAGAACAAGCGAAAGCCCTACACgagcagtagtagtagtacaagATGGGGATTGGTGTACTAGTACCTAAAATCGATTGGAAGGTATAGGAAGTCGTACTCCGACTTCgcgacggcgccgccgccgcctcgggggCGACATCGAAGCTTGTTCTCCTCCGCGCAATGCTGGTCCAAGATGGCCATCAACCTCCGTTTCCTTCGAGGGGAGAAAAAATAAACTTGAAGCAATACTGAAGCAACAATCAAGAACATCCGTACAATCAAGAACCTCAGCAAGATTGAACCAAGAAAGAAGAAATGCAGGAAGTACTAACAAGAAGCTATTGGGGATGTTGCAGATCATGACGGATGTCTTCTTGCTTCTTCCGTCGAAGGCTGGTTTGCTGCCTGCGACGCCGGAAGACGGAGGCGGAAGCGCCGCGCTCCTCCTCCAGACCGCGAGGACCGAGCGAGGGGAGGGGCCGTCTTCCACCTCTGCCGTCGGGGGCTCGACGTCGCCGTCTTCTACGATCTCCGTGATGCTGCAGCGTGTCGCCGGCAGCGGCGGCTTGAGGGCTGGGTTGTAGTACAGCGCCATCGGAAAAGGCGGCGGAGGAGGCATGTGCAGCCAAGGCAAGAACGGTAGCGCGGGCACTCCCACAGTGTAGGCACTGCCCATCGGAGCGAGCCAGCCGTCGCAGCCGACAACCAGCCCGCACGAAGGTGGCAGCGGGGGAGGAGGGTACAGGTACTGCGGCAGGAAGGGACAGCACAGCGGCAGGACGAATGGAGCCGCGGAACAGAGCTCAGCGGGGAAGAAGGCCACGGGGCCGGTCCCAGGAGCGGCAGGGTGGAGGAGCGAGGTTGAGTAGGCAGCCATGGCTTCTTTTCTCTTGCTTCTTTCACCGGTGGAGATGCAGTGAGTGGGAAGAACGAGAGTGGGCTCGAGAGACTGGAGAAGCAGCTGCGCAGGACGGTTCTTCTAGGGCGTGTTTGGTGGCGTGCATGAGGCCGGCCTGGCTTGTACGGGATGAAAACGGGTTGATTGGTTGTGTGATTTTACTGTTCGGCCCGCATGACATGAATCTTAAAGCACTTTTGGGCCGGGCTCCCTGTGAACGCTCGAATCGGCAGTTTCTTCAGAGCCGGGCCCGAGCGGTGCACGTGGGCAGCGGCGGCTGCACGCGCGCGGCCACGCTCGAGAAGCCGCATTGCTTCCCGAAGCGCCGGCAGTTATTAGCCTCACTGCCCCTCACCGCTCCCTCTCCCCGCTCTCCCCCACTCTCCCAACTCTCACCGGCGGCAGCGGATCGGAGCAGAGCAAGAAGACCACCGGACTCCATCACCGGGGAGCGGATCATCACTTGGCCCGCGGTAATGGCGGTAAGCACTTCTCTCTGTTCGTCATGCAGTACTTTTTCCCGTTCGATCCGGCGATAGATTCGATCCACGACGGAGGATAATGGGGAATAGAGGTAGATAAGCATGTAGAGGTAGTTCATACTAGTTCATACGAGTTCATAGTACTTCAAACTAGTTCATGCAAGATCGGAATAGAGATAGATGCGGATGCAGAAGGGGGATTGGGGGTACACAACGGACACCGGCTCACCGCGGCGGCCGTCACGGGAGTGCGGAGCGGCGGGTCAAGCCGCTGGCCTTCATCTTCTTGTTCATCGCTGTGCGGGGCGGCGGGTCGTCGTCCTCGGCGGAGTCGAGGTCGATCTGCCAGGTACAACGGCCTGGCTCGGGCGCCCTCGCAGGCATCTGCACCGGTTCTTCCTCCTCCTTAGGCTCCCCACCGAAGACCGTCGGCGGCGCGATTGCCGCCTCCCAGTACACTGCGGCACGCCGGTCATTTGGAGCCTAGTAGTTCTTGTACTTGCACCACTTCTTTCTCTGTTTAGCGTCGTCGGAGACGGCCTGATTCATGGCCCAGCGAATGATGTCAACTGCCATCGCGCCCTTCGCTGGGTCAGGAATCAACGTCTTCAGCTCTTATGCAGTGGCCCTCATGAGCACTTCATCAGATTCCTTCTGCATGTCAAGCATGGAGCCGAAATTAGAGCACACCTCCATGGTGTTCTCGAACTTGGTGTGATCACCAGCCGACCACCCAAGGAAGAAGGCCCTCCAGCCAATACCCCAAGGGAAGGGGTTGGCGTTGGAGCTGGAGTTAGAGCTCATGGGATGGAGTGGAGGAAGGTTGACAGTGAGAAAAGAGAGGGGGTGGGTAAGTAGCGGTGGCCAGGGTGAGTAAATATAGGGGCgatggagaggaggagaagagtgACAATCATGCCGTTTTAACTACATGCTCTTCAATAATCCATGAACTCCGTGCTGTGCCTAACTCCATGAGTTGTGTGCAGATCGAGGAAAGCAACGAGATGGGCACGGAGGTGCTCCCGACCGTTGACAACAAGGGCAAGCAGCCCCTTCATCCAATGCCCGATGAGGTTGTGTTGCCACCCACCGCCGAGGAAGAACCGAAGACGCCTGAGGCTGGCGACGATGAGCGCATGGGGGAGCCTCCCCAGCAACAATCACCGCAATTACGGCCATTACCATGAGGAGGATGGCCCAACTCGCTTCTGCTAGGTTATCCTTGCACCGAAGCTTGAGTGCATCCCCATGCCCCTGGACTTCACCAAGCACTTCGTCGCGGTGCCGACGGAGTTCAAACTCAGGAACAACACCGGCTGCTCCTGGAAGGTGGCGGTGAAGCTGATGAACGGCAGGGTGACCCTGGATCAGGGTTGGGCCACCTACGCCGCCGTTCATCATATCAAGATCGGCTACATGGTGACGTTCAAGCTCCTCACTCCCGACACTCTCAAGGTCATCATCTTCGACGACGAAGGCATTGAGGTGGTCAACAAGTGCGAGAAGCACGACGAAGCCTTCGTCGCCAAGGACTAGGCCGGCGCACCTCCTTCCTAAGTACTATCGAGTCTGCTTTGAACTGTTTATGTTTATGGTTTATGCTTGAACTGTTATGAATGTGGTACTGCTTATTTGAAGTATGTTGATCCTCTGTTTATACTCTGCTCTGCTTATGATGTGTGCTACATGGTTGTGCCGAAGTGTGCTGGTAACCTCATCAACTAGCCAAAGAGGTTACTACACACCAGGCGTTGCATACAACCAAACACCATGCCTTGAGTTTGTCCACTaacatgcaggcaaccaaacaccaGGCAGTGTTGTTCAGCCCATGCGGGCAAGAGGGCatacaaacaatcaaacaacttacAGATGGTGCATTTGAGGCTGCATTTGCATAGGCAGACTGAGTTGAGAAAGCTATGCAATGCAGCTACTGTAGAATACGGCAACCAAACAGGCCCCTACTGCATGTCTGCATCCCTCGGTCGGTCACTCCCATTTTGGGTATTTACAACATTATACTCTCatatttttttctctttctttcctTCTCAGAAATATCTCGAACGATTAAACTAGAGAAATGTTATCTGACTAACGTCAGATTTTGGTCTCTCCCCGTGAATATGCTTTGTTTGCCATCGAATCACTCacacatatcttttttttttttgcgagtaACTCACTCACATACCTTGATGCCGTGTCTCCCCTCCCCCCGGCCAGAGCATCGACGTGTGCTATCTCGTCGCGTCCCTCATCGTCGCTCGCCGACCTTGATGTGGCCCTCCGGCCGGTGCTTCGACCTCATGCTCGTCGCCAACGTCCCCACAAAGCGCGTGTTCAATCGTGTCGGTCACCGCGTCGAGGAAGCTTTCTTCCGCAAGCTCAGCGCTCGACGGAGGCAGATGTGTGGGCACACTTTGGCGCAAGTTATGCGGACCTCGTCGTACGTCGCCCCATCAGTGTCCTTGCCATCATTGCTGCTCCTCGAGCCGCTCCCGTTCCTCCGCGGTGTCGCAGCCTCCAACAGCCCCGGCACCTCCGCCGCAAGCCGCACTTCGTTGCGGCGCTATTTTGACTTCTCCGATGCCAGGCGTGGTCTGGTCCCGCGCTCCTCGCCGCGGTTTTTTTTTTCGAAAGCACACCAAAGGCATACCGTATTTTTATAGAAGGCAGAAGACAATTACAAGAGACTATCAGTCGCTGTGAACAATAAGTGTAGTACAACTCCACATCGAGCTAATCCGAAGAAAAGCCACCACACACATTACAAACACAACGCAAAGGAACTTGCCCTAAATAGAACAACAAAGCCGTGTCTCGACCAACACCGGTCACCTCAAAGAGGAACAACTACCACCGGACTCCCCTTGCCGACGCACCAACCACCCTTGAATGCCGAAAAGGAGATGGCGAGTGGGTGGCGGGACTCGGTCGGTCCCGAGATAGCCATCGTCTTGAACTCACCGGCGCCGACATTCATAGCGCCGAAGAAGATCTACTTGGACCAGCGACGAGCAACGAAGAACCACAACATAGAGCCTCCATGCCAAGTCTCCACACACGATGCTCTCAACAGAGAAACGACGTCaagacgccgccatcgccggtcCGGGAACGAACCAAGGCTTTCGCCTGGAGACAACAACCCAAACTAGGAGGGGGAGATGCCGACACACCTTagcgacgcctccaaggagggtAGCGACACCCGCAGGCGCCGTCGCCGCCAACACCAACCAAAGCCGGGCAACATTTTCATCCGTGTCGCACATCTCCAACACTCCTCATCAGATTGAGGCACATTGTCCATGAAGGgccactccgccgccgccgcagcaccTCGCCATCGTGGCCATAAAGATGCAGTACAACGACCCTGCACGGCCAAGGGCACGCAGCCCAACTTCCAACTCCCGTTCGGCCAAGAAAAAGTTGCAGCTTTGGACCTCCATTCATGGCAGCACGGCAAGGTCACCGGCACCGCGCGTAGCCGCCAGCCACACCAACTCCAGATTGCGCGGACGCAGCCGCGAGCCACTCCACATCCAGCCGCCAGCCACCAAGCAGACAGCTCACATACCTGGAGCAGCCTCAGCGCGCCTCAGATCCAGATCCCGCGCGTCACCACCTCCCTCATCCGCGCCAGCGCGCAGAGGACACCACCGCATCCCCGAGGACGCAGCTGCACCGGGCCGCTGCTCGCCCAGCCCCTCCTGGCTGAGCTCGCAGCGCCGGGACCATCTTGCTCCAGCCACGCCGCCGCCATCAGGTCCACGCCGGCGCCTCCAGGATCCCAAGCCCGAGCGCCATGAGCCTCCACTGCAACTTCTTGCCGAGCTCCGCCACTCCGCTGCAACTACCCCCGCCATGCGCCACCACACCGGAAGGAACCCCTGCGCCGCCTGCGTGACGCCTCACCTCCGCGCGAAGGGAGCCTGTCGGGGTGCGCCGACCCCGCCCGCcgccttcggcggcggcggccagggaAGCTCGTGGGAAAGGGCTcgcggggctagggtttcgggccTCCGGAGCCGCTCGCGCGAGCGgccctggaggaggaggaggggaaagGTGTGTGCTCCCGCCTCAAGCTAGGGCATCCGTCCAACAACTGTGGGGCCGGCCTTACACAACCTTGAGGGGAAGCAAGGTGACACGGAGGCGGCGGCGTTGCCGCTCCCGGTGATGCGGGCCACCATGGCGCGACGGGTCCACAGGAAGCTCACCATCGTCTCCTTCAACCTCTAGGTGAGCTAGCTATTGTTCTTCCATCTCTCTTTGTGAAGACATGGCAGAATCGAAACACATGATCTAGTTCGCCCTGCAAACTGTGGACGCGGTTGTTGCCATGGCAAGTGTTTATGTTAGCTAATGCCTCCGTCCTGGTATTAGTCCCCATCGTATTTAGCATCATATTTAACCATTTTTTAACTAATTAAAATATATTTTAGACATAGTAAAAATAGTATTAccggaaactatgttcaaatacgaatccaacaatATAGTTTTTGGTGTCATGCAGTAATATTTTGTAAACTTTTAATATTTGTTGTAAACTTCTAGAGCTGTTTTTTGCCATGGTTAATTTGTTGTTAAGGCTGGCAAGTTGGGTTTGAAAAGTTTTAAGTAGCATTTTAGATGATAACTTCTAATTTTTACTCATGGCGATTTTTCTTTACTTCGTACATTTTTCACAACTCACATGTCAAATTTAGAAAACATTGGGTCCAAATGTAAAAGCAAATTCAAAGAAGCTCTTTTTGGTTCGTCACATGCCAAATGCTTGGAATTTTTCCTCTAAAAGCATGGCAAATTTTGAGGAAAAAGTATCAAAGATCAAGGCAAGGTTGCACAAAAATGACTCACATGGCAATTTCATTGACATGTTGCCAAAGTATGCAGAAGTAGTTGCCATGGAAAAataattttgaaaaatgttacAACAACAAATCTTAATTAACATGGCAGCAAATTCTTAGATTCCATGGCAAACAAGATTCTTAAGTAACCATGGCAACATGCTTGTGGTTGCCATGGGCCACAACTATGAACCTTTAACTTTGGCACTTTTTAAAAAATAACAAAATTCATAAATCTGCCATGTCCCCATTATAAAATTTCAAAAATTAGAGATTTTTTTCCTAATTTTGCAGACCATGGAAAATTTTAGAATATGGTAGTTTTTCCTGTAGATACCATTACATTTTTTATTATTTAGACCATGGCCATTTTATTAGTTAGACCATGACAATTTCAATTTATAtagcaattttatttttagtgtatgCCAATATTATTAATTACACCATGTCACAATTATTAATTAGACCATGTTAGTTTTATTTTTGGTCGCATGCCAAACTTTATATTTTTAGAGCATGGAAAATTTATTAATCATGTGTCCCAAAACATGGCACAATTTTTATTACAGTTGTCTCGTGTGTGCATGGAAAATTCCTAAATTTTCCATTCTTTCAAATGATAAATCACCTAACTTTGCCATATTTTTTGAACAcgaacaaaaataaataaattttccTTCTTACCATTACAAGTTTTCTAAAAGTTGAAATGTTTTCCAAGAGAACAATTTTCTAAATTTTACATGTGCAATTTTAATATAGGTCCATGGCAATTTCACTAACGAGACCATGTCAAACAAGTTATTAAACCATGATAGTTTTATTCTTGTAGCTACCATGGGAATTTTTTTTAAAGACCATGGAAATTTATTTAAATAGACCATGGCAAATTTA
This genomic window contains:
- the LOC120964047 gene encoding protein MEI2-like 6, with translation MAAYSTSLLHPAAPGTGPVAFFPAELCSAAPFVLPLCCPFLPQYLYPPPPLPPSCGLVVGCDGWLAPMGSAYTVGVPALPFLPWLHMPPPPPFPMALYYNPALKPPLPATRCSITEIVEDGDVEPPTAEVEDGPSPRSVLAVWRRSAALPPPSSGVAGSKPAFDGRSKKTSVMICNIPNSFLKRRLMAILDQHCAEENKLRCRPRGGGGAVAKSEYDFLYLPIDFRTKCNKGYAFVNMTTPAATRRLYAFLHGHRWAGSAKVCEVVHAHIQGVDALAAHFSRSLFPCGNNKEFLPVRFGPPRDGLRQTAERTIGCAVVRRRLR